GGGTACGCTGACGGCGATTAGCTCATAGGGCGTACTCACGCCACTTTGGTGTGCAAAAACTCAAGGACAGAAACGACGATGCGTTATTTGATAGCGGCCGCAGCGCTGACCGCTGCCGCCGCGCTGGGCTGGCCGGCCAGCGCCGCGCCGCCGTCCTGTGCGGCGTTGGGCGGCACGGTCGAGGCCGCCGAGATCTGCCACGTCCACCAGTCCAGCGCCACGTACACGTTGGACATGACCTTCCCGGTGGATTACCCCGACCAACAGGCACTGACCGACTACATCACGCAGAACCGCGACGGCTTCGTCAACGTCGCGCAAGGATCCGGGCGGCGCGACCAGCCCTACCAGATGGAAGCCACCAACGAGCAGCACAGTTCCGGACAGCCGCCCCGCACCCGCAGCGTGGTGCTGAAGTTCTTCCAGGACCTCGGCGGAGCCCGGCCGTCCAACTGGTTCAAGGCGTTCAACTACAACCTCGCGAGCAAGCAGCCCATCACCTTCGACTCGCTGTTCGCGCCCAACACCAACGCGCTGGACACCATCTTCCCGATCGTGCAGCGCGAGCTGGAACACCAGACCGGTCTGGGTGTGGCGATCTCGCCGGGTGCCGGTCACGACCCGACCAACTACCAGAACTTCGCGATCACCGACGACGCGCTGATCTTCTACTTCGCCCAGGGTGAGTTGCTGCCGTCGTTTGCCGGCGCCACCCAGGTCCAGGTGCCCCGCGGCTCGATCCCGCCGCTGGCGATCTAATTGACGTTCACTCTGCGCGTGTGGCGACGAACTGCGAGTAGCTCACGCCCTCACCGCAGAGTCAACGGTTAGGCGGGGTCGAAGGAGTACACCTGGCCGTCGCTGGTGGTGACCACCACCTGCCGGTCCTTGCCCACGGACACGCCCAGCGGAGCTCCGGTGGCCGCGGGAAGCGGATAGCTGTTGATCGTGTGGCCGTCGCCCGGGTCGAACACCAGCAGGGTCATGCCCGCCGCCACTGTGTAGCCGAGCCCGCCCCCGGCCAGAGACGACGTGGTCAGCGGGGTGACGTCCTCGCGTCGCCAGGCCGGGTCGGCATGGTCGTCGCGGTCGCGGAAGGCGGCCAGCCGGGCATCGGGGCCACCGCCGGCGACGATCAGCCCCTGCGGAGTGACCGTGGGCGGCGTCTGGGCTGTAAAGCCAAGCGGCACAGACCATTTCACTTTACCGTCGGCAGCGTGCAGCGCCCAAAGCCGTTGGTCACGACCGTTGACGTAGACGGTGGCTCCGTCGGCGGACAGGACGGGACTGGCAAGCACCCCGGCGCCGACCGCGTCGCTGGTCCAGTCGCGGAACAGCTGACCGCCGCGGTACTTCAGCCCGATCAGCCCCGCTGCCGGCGCCCCCGGCTGCCACACATTGACCACCACCGTGCCGCTCGCCGCCGAGAACGCGGGTGCGGCCGCCACCGGACAGCCCGCGCGCGCCGGCGCGCAGTCGGCCAGCCCGCGGGTCGCATCGGCCGGGTCGACGCCTTCCACCAGATCCAGGGCGGTCCCGACCACGGCGCCGCGGTGGGTGTCGAACACCAGCAGCTGTCCCAGGTGCGTGCTCACCAGGAGATGGCCGTCGCCCAGGAACCGCGGGGTGGTCGGCATCCCGATCACCGGCTCGCGCCAGCGCGTCCACTGAGTCGGCGGAAACGAGATGATGGCCCCGGGCTGCCCGACGTAGAGGTTGTCGAAGCCGTCGAACAGCGGGCCGCCGAAGCCGCCGCCCTGCACCAGCCGGGTGCACCAGCGTTGCCGGCCGTTGCCGATCTCCCACTCCATGAAGGAGCAGCCGCCGGACGTCTGCGCGTTGAGCGCCAGGAAACCGCGCGCCCCGAGGGCGGGCCCGGCCGCCAGGCTGCCCTTGGCCGAACGCGTCCACCGCAGCGCCAGCTTGCCGGCCCCCGCCGTCGGGCTGTAACTGCTGTTGGCCGCGTCGCCGTACTGCGCCGGCCAGCCCTGCGCGGGCGCGGCGTCCACCCAGGAGTCGGTGTTACCGCAACCGCCGAGCGCGAGGGTGAACATGGCCACCAGGACAGCCGTCAGGAGACGTCGCGCGAGCACACGTGAGGGTATCGCGGGCGGACCGGCGGCCGACTCCGCAGCCCGCCGGTCCCGCCGTCGCCGTCCTCGGTAGGCTTCGGCACATGACGAGCATGTGGGGTGCTCCGCTCCATCGCAGGTGGCGCGGGGGGCGGCTCAGAGACCCGCGCCAGGCGAAATTCCTGACGCTGGCGTCGCTGAGGTGGGTACTGCGCAACAAGGCCTACACACCGTGGTACCTGGTGCGCTACTGGCGACTGCTGAAGTTCAAGCTGCAGAATCCGCACATCATCACTCGCGGCATGGTGTTCCTCGGCAAGGGTGTCGAGATCCACTGCACGCCCGAGTTGGCGCAGCTGGAGATCGGCCGCTGGGTGCATATCGGGGACAAGAACACCATCCGGGCGCACGAGGGTTCGCTGCGGTTCGGCGACAAGGTCGTGCTGGGCCGGGACAACGTCATCAATTGCTACCTCGACATCGAGCTCGGCGACTCCGCGCTGATGGCCGACTGGTGTTATCTGTGCGATTTCGACCACCGGATGGACGACATCACGCTTCCGATCAAGGACCAGGGCATCATCAAGTCCCCGGTGCGGATCGGGCCTGACACCTGGATCGGGGTCAAGGTGTCGGTGCTGCGCGGCACGGCCGTCGGCCGGGGTTGCGTGCTGGGGTCGCACGCGGTGGTCCGCGGCGTCATCCCGGACTATTCGATCGCGGTCGGCGCCCCGGCCAAGGTGGTCAAGAACCGCAAACTGTCCTGGGAGACCTCGGCAGCCCAACGCGCCGAACTGGCCGCCGCCCTGGCTGATATCGAGCGCAAGAAGGCCGCTCAGTAACGCAGGCTTGGCTGGCGGACGGCGCGGGTGCGCAGCGCCAGTCTCGACGGTCCACGCGCCGGAATGACGGTCCCCGCGCCGGAATGAAACGGCTTACTCGGGGTGGTCGTCGACCTTGAAGTCGAAGTTGACATCCCCGCCGGCCACGTCGGTGACGGTCACGTTGATGCCGTACTTGGAACTGCCGTCGGTGAGTTGGCAGCGCAGCGTGGCGCCCTGGTAGCCCTTCAAGTTCTCCGGGCAGGTCACCGCATCGGGCCGCTGACCCACCTGCTGGTTCAGCCGGTCGCTGATGATGCGTGCGACCTGGTCCTTGTCGACCGTCTCCACCATGTCGAACTTGACGTCCTTGCCCTCGACGCTGGTGACGGTGACGTTGACGTTGAAGGTCTCGTCCTTCACCTTCATCTCGCAGTTCGTCTGCGCGCCCACCTTGGCCGGCAGGTCGTCCGGACAGCTCACCGAACTCGGCTTGTTGCCGTTGGCGTCGGTCATCTTGGTGATGATCTGGCCGGCGACGTCCTTCTTGCTCACCGTCTTGGGCCCCGACGATCCGACCGAGCACGAGCAGGCCCCGGCGCTGGCCATCAGGCCGACGGCGGCACCCGAAACCAGCAACGTCCGAACGAACCGAGCCATAGCGCCTCCCTGGCGTGTGCAGAACCCTGACATGAGTCGGGGAGATAATTGCACGCCGGAGAAGATCTGCAAAGCAATACGACAAGAAGTGCTCAGGTCAGCGCGTCCGGGTCAGCTGATGTCGCGGTAGCGGCGCAAGGCCTCCGTTCGCTCAGCGGCATGGTCGACGATGGGTGCGGGATAGCCTTCCGGCCGTTTCCCCTTGGACAGATGGACATCGTCGGCGTCGTTCAGTTCCGGGACCCAGCGACGAATGTAATCGCCTGCGGGATCGAACTTTTCGCCCTGCTTCGTCGGGTTGAACACCCGGAAGTAGGGTGCCGCGTCGGTCCCGCAGCCGGCACTCCACTGCCACCCGTGCTGGTTGTTGGCCATGTCGCCGTCCACCAGTTGTTCGAGGAACCAGCGGGCGCCCCACTGCCACGGCAGGTGCAGGTCTTTCACCAGGAACGAGGCGACGATCATGCGCACCCGGTTGTGCATGAACCCGGTCTCGCGCAGTTGACGCATCCCGGCGTCTACGAACGGGTAGCCGGTCTCACCCGCTTTCCAGGCTTCGAACCGGCGCTTCGCCTGCTCGTCGGTGTCGGTCTCGATGGCATCGAAGTCGCGGTTCCAATTCCACCAGACGCTGTGCGGCCAGTGATGCAGGACCGAGGCGTAGAAATCGCGGAATGCCAACTCCCGCAAGTAAGCTGAGTCACCCTGGCGCCGCCGGTTCAGGTCGGCGACCAGGGTTCGCGGGTGGATGGTGCCGAACTTGAGGTGCGCTGACATCCGGCTGGTGCCCGGCAGGTCCGGCCGGTTGCGGTCGTCGGCGTAGCCTTTCACCCGGCTGTCAAGGAATGTCGCCCACTGCGAAAGTGCCGCTGCCTCACCGGCAGCGAGATCCAGGTCGGCTCCGGGGTCGGGGATCTTGGCCGGTTTTCCGCCCTTCACCTTCGACGGGTCGACCCAGCGGGCGGAATCGGCGCCGGTCGCGGCGGGGGAGCGCCAGCCGGTTTCGCGCCACCTGCCGAAGAAGGGTGTGAACACCTTGTACGGGGTGCCGTCGTCCTTGACGACCCGGCCGGGTGAAACCAGGTACGGCGAGCCCGTCGCGACCAGCGGGACCGAACCCAGCTCGTCGCGGACCCGCTCGTCGCGGCGCTTCCCGAACGGCGTGAAGTCCTCGGAGATGTGCACCGACGACGCGTCAATCGACTTGGCCAGAGCAGGAATTCGCTCCTCGGGACGCCCGCGGGTGACCAGCAGTCGGCCGCCCAGATCGTCGTTCAGTTGGCGCAGCGAGTCGCCGAGAAACTGCAGGCGCCGCGGGCCCGAGGAGGCTTCCAGCCGCGGGTCGAGAACGAAGCAGGCCAGTACCTCATCTTTCTCCGATGCTGCCGCAAGCGCGGGATGATCCCCCAGGCGCAGGTCGCGTCGAAACCACAACAGTGCCGGCACTTTCATTCCCCCTTCAGTGTTGAGCCCCCCAGCGTGCGAGCCCGTCAGCGATTGAGCCGCCACACACTCGTCGCCAGGACGGTGGCGAATCCACACCACAGCGGGTAGGGCAGCAACGCCCACCCCTTGCGCGGGTCGGCGTCGACGGCCCGCCGCACCAGATCGGCGCTGCTGATGGTCAGCGCGGCGGCGCCCACCGCAGAGGGGCCCAGCTTGTGGTAGCGGAAGAACAGCCAACTCCAGCCCGCGTTGATGGCCAAATTGGCTCCGAGGGCTGCGATGTAGCCGCGGGCTTCCTCGTCGCGCCCGGCTTCGCGGAATCGGTCGATGGTGTTCGCCGAGGTGATCGCGATATCGGTGTAGAGACTCGTCCAGGCAATGGGGAAGGCGACCTTCGGTGGCTGGAAACTCGGCTTGCGAAGCCGGTCGTACCAGCCGGGGGTGCGGTTCGGGCTGGCTACGCTTCCGGAGGCCGCGGCCGCGGTGACGGCCAAGGCGGTTCCGGCCAGAGTCGACTTACTCATGATGTTTCCCTTCGGTTTTGGCGTGAGTGAGGTCGGCGGGCCACCAGATACGGTCGCCGATGATTGCGAACAGTGCGGGGATCACCAGGGTGCGCACGACGAAGGTGTCCAGCAGGATGCCCAGGCCGACGATGATGCCCAGTTGGGTCATGACGATCAGCGGCAGGACGCCGAGGACGCAAAAGACCGCGGCCAGAACGATTCCCGCGCTGGTGATGACGCCGCCGGTCGCGGACACCGCGCGAACCATGCCGTTCCGCGCGCCATGCTCGGCTGCCTCCTCGCGCGCCCGGGTGACCAGGAAGATCGTGTAGTCCACCCCGAGCGCGGCCAGAAACAGGAACGCGTAGAGCGGGGCGATGTTGTCCAGCGCCGGGAAACCGAACACATGCATGCTCGCCCAGCCGCCCAGGCCCAGCGCGGCCAGTGCTCCCAGAATGGTTGCCGCCAAAAGAGTCGGCGGGGCCAGGGCCGAGCGCAGCAGCGCGTACAGGACGACCAGAATCACCAGCAGAATCGCCGGTATCAACAGAATCCGGTCGTGGACGGCGGCGTCCCGCACGTCGAGCGCCTGGGCGTCCGGGCCGCCGACCAGCGCGTCGGACGTTACCGCCTTCGTCGAATGCCGCAGCGCCGCAACGGTAGTGAACGCCTGCGGCGAGGACGGCGCGGCGTCGGTCACCACCGACCACTTGGTGAGCCCGCTCGCCGAGGTGCCGGACGGGTTGGCCGAGATGACGCCCGCAGTCTCGGTGATCGCCTGTTGCACCTGCGGTGCCTTGTCGGTCGGGGCGATCACTTCGGTCGGATTCGCCAGACCCGCCGGGAAGTGCTGGGCCACGATATCGAACCCGGTCACCGAATCCGCTTTGACGCGAAACTGTTCCGTCTGCGACAGGCCGATGCGGGTACTGAGCAGACCGGTGGCCAGCACGCCCAGCAACACGATGGTGACCGACGCGACCAATGCCGGACGGCGCGATACGGATTCAGCGACGCGGTGCCAGATGCCGGTATCCGTCGCGTCGTGCGTGGTGTCGCCAGGCTGGGGTATGAACGGCCAGAACAACCGCCTTCCGCACACCGCGAGCAGCGGCGGCAGCAGCACCAGTACCGAGACCGCGGCGACCAACAGCCCGCAGGCGGCCAGCGCTCCCAGGCTGCGGGTGCTGGGGGTGGACGCGAAGATCAGGGTGAGCAACGCCAGCACCACGGTCGCGTTGCTGGCCACGATCGCCGGCCCGGCCATCCGGACCGCCCGCCGCAACGCGTCCCGGTGATCCCGGTGGCGCCGAAGTTCTTGCCGGTAGCGCGAAATCAGCAACAACGCGTAGTTGGTGCCCGCACCGAACACCAGCACGCTGGTGATGCCGGATGTGGAACCGTCGAAGTTCAGTCCGGTCAGCGACGCCACCGCGACACCGACGGCGCTGGCCAACCGGTCGGCGAAGCCGATCACGACGAGCGGCACCAGCCACAGCACCGGCGAGCGGTAGGTGGCGATCAGCAGCAGGGCCACCACCGAGGCGGTCACCGCGAGCAGGGTGATGTTGGCGTTGCTGAACGCGTTGGCGATGTCGGCCCCGAATGCCGGTCCGCCGGTGACGTGCGCCGTCATTCCCGCTGGCAAGCCCTGATTCGCGGCGCTGCGCAGCGCCGCCACAGCATCGTTGAGTGGTAGCCCGGACAGTTCGGCGCTGATCGGCACCACCCCGATCGCTGCCTTGCCGTCCGCCGACACCAGCACCGGCGCCGGCGGGTTGCCGGCGTGGATGGTGGTCTGCATCCGGTCGCGGGCGCCCTCGCACGCCTGTTTCAGAGCATCCGGGGCGCCGGCACCGTTGACCACCACGATCAGCGGTACCCGGTCACCACCGGGGAACTGGTTGGACAGCTGCTGCACCTTCGCCGAATCAGAATCGGTAGGCACCGAGAGCGGCGCCTGCCCCGCTGCGGCATTCCCGCCGACCAGTGCCATGAAACCGGCGGCCAACACAAAGAGACCCAGAGCGAGCAGCCAGGAACGGCGTCGGGTCACTGTTGCGGCAAGTCCGTCCCACACTCCTTAAGCATTTCAGTAACTGAAATATTAATCAACTGAAAATACGGCCGAAAACCGATATGCTGCTCATCGGTATGGAATCCGACGAGCCGGCGTGCCAACGGGCCGCCCTGGAATCGCAGATCACTGCAGATCTGCGGGAGTTGTCGTCTGAATCCGACCAGATCGGCCGGATTTTCGCAGTCTCCCACGATGTCCGGCCCACCGACTTTCGCGCCCTACTGCACATCATGGTCGCCGAGACTGCTGGTCAGCCAATGACGTCCGGGGACCTGAGTCATCGGATGGGGCTCTCCGGCGCGGCGATCACCTACCTTGTCGACCGACTGATCGACTCGGGTCACATCCGCAGGGATTCCCATCCCGCTGATCGGCGCAAGGTGATCCTGCGCCATGCCGAGTCGGGCATGACCACCGCGCGGTCATTCTTCACTCCGCTCGGGCAGCACACCCACGATGCGATGGCTGATCTTCCCGACGCCGATCTGGCTGCCGCGCACCGGGTTTTCGATGCGCTGCTGGCCGCGATGCGGCAGTTTCAGACTGAACTCGGCCCCACCGATTCCTGAAGCGGTTGGGGTAAACCGCGTACCGGGGTGACGGTGAACCTGCGCCGGTGCCATCCGGCCAGCGGCTTGGGCGCCCACCAGTTGAGCCGACCGAGCACATGCATGAAAGCGGGGACGAGGATCATGCGGATGACGGTGGCGTCCACCAGGATCGCGATGGTCAATCCGACGGCGAACATCCGCATGAACGACACCCCGGCGGACATGAGGGCGGCGAACGAGATCGACATCAGCAACGCCGCGGCGGTGACGACCCGACCGGTGCGGGCGATCCCCAGCGCGACGCTTTCGTCGTTGTCGGCCTGGGTCTGTGTTGAGGCGAGCCAGTATTCGCGGATGCGGGACAGCAGGAAGACTTCGTAATCCATGGACAGCCCGAATGCGATGCAGAACATCAACACCGGGACGTTCACCGCCAAGGTCCCGGTAGGAGTGGTACCCGCCGCCCCGAGGTGGCCTTCCTGGAAGATCCACACCAACGCACCGAACGTCGCGGTGAGCGAAAGCATGTTGAGCAGCAGGGCCTTTACCGGCAGCACCACGCTGCCGGACAGCAGGAACAACAGCACCAGCATCACGACCGCGATGAAGCCGAACACCAGGGGCAATCGGGAGGTGATTCCGTGCACGCAGTCGCGATTCGTCTGGGCCAGACCGGTGATCAATGCCGCTTTGTCCGCAGGCAGCGTGACCTCATGAACCCGGGCCAGTTGCTCCTCCGATGCCGTCGTGTACAGAGCGGCGGTGCTATCCAATGTGAGAAACGCTGCACCGTCGGCCATTCCGGCCGGCGCCGACGGCGGTCCCTTGGGCTCACCGGCGATGAAGGTGCCGGTCGGCGCGGACACCGAAGAGACATCCGGCAACCGGGACAACTCCGCGGCGTAGGTGTCGACATCCGAGCGGCTCAGTCCCGAGGTGTCGGGAATGACGATCTTGATTCGGGTCGCCGAGTTCGACGGGAACTCGGCACGGATCCGGTCGTTGGCCACCCGCGCCGACGAATCGGCCGGCAGCACGCGATCGTCGGCATACCCCCACTTCACCCCGAGGAAGGGGGTGCCCAGCGCAAGCAGCAGCACGACCAAAATCAGTCCCAGTGGGATCGCTTGTCGGATAACGAATTTCGCCAGCCGATACCAGAAGTTCTGCTCGATCGGACGGGCCGACGGTTGCGGCAGACGAAGCATCCGCCGCCCCACCCGACGGACGTCGAACGCGTCGATCCGGTTGCCCAGCAACATCAGCACGGCCGGCGTCAACGAGACTGCGGCCGCAGCGGCGAAGGCCACCACCGCGATGCCGGCATAGGCGAAGGACTTGAGGAAGTACATCGGGAAGAAAATCATTCCGAGCAGCGCGAGCGCCACCGTCATCGCGGAGAAGAGTACGGTTCGGCCGGCGGTGGCCATGGTGTGCAGCACGGCTTCATCGGGTGGCACTCCCTCGGCCAGTTCATCCCGGTAGCGGCTGATGATCAGCAGCGTGTAGTCGATGGCCAACGCGAATCCCAGTGCGACGCTGACGTTCAGGGCAAAGATCGACACGTCGGTGACCAGTGCGATTCCACGCAGCGCGGCCAGTGAGCCCAGGATCGCGAAGCCGCCGACCGCCACCGGCAGCGCGGCCGCCAGCACACCTCCGAAGACCCACACCAGGGCGATGAAGCTCAGCGGAATGGCGATGACTTCCATTCGGAGCAGGTCGTTTTCGGTCTGTTTGTTGATCTGTGCGTAGACCATTGCCGACCCGCCGGCCTGCACTGTGACGCCGTCGCGGTCGCCGACGAAACGGTCCGCCAAGGTCTGCGCGTTCTTGGCGGCGGTGTTCTCGTCGCCCTTGAGCGTCGCGACGATCATGGCCGTTCTGTCGTCGGCGCTGAGCGTGCCCGGAGTGGGCTGCGGTTGCCAGGGTGAGGCGACCTGGAAGACGAACGGCGATTCGGTGAGTTGCCGGGCCAGGTCGGTGCCCACCAGGTGCCCGGTGCCGGCCTTCACTCCGGCCGGCGAGCTCACCAGCAGGACCAACTCCATGTCACCCTGGTGAAACGTGCCGGTCAGCAGCCCCGAGGCGCGGGCCGACTCGGAGGTGGGGTCTAGGAACCCTCCTCCGGACAGACTGCGGGCAGCCGGGATGCCGAAGACGGCAGCCGCGATCATCACCAGGGCGGCACCGGCGATCACCCGTCGCGGCGCGGCGACGCAGACTCGGGCAAGTTGCGCAAGCATGGTCCGTCCTCGTGATGACGCATCTCGGCCAACCGTTGCAACGGTTAAGATTATTAAACATTAATCTAATGAAGCGACGGCTGCTAGCTGTAACGAGGCGGATGTGCCGCTGGTTCAACGCTATTGCGACAACGATGTTGATGTGTGAATCACTTGCCGAACTTCACCTCCCTTTCCAGAGCTTCAGGATCGGCCACCGTCACCGTCAACGCCGAATGATCCCGAAACCCGATCACCCGGTGGATCTTCGGTTCGAAGTGTATGCACACGCCGGCCTTGGCGTTGGTTCCGAACGTGAGTCCGTCGTCGGCCATCGACAGGCGTGGGCCGACGGCGGTCCACCAGCGGTAGGGACCGGTGACGTGCGCATCGACCACGTCGGAGAGGGGCGCTTCCGCGCGCAACGGCCCGTACCGGGCGACAAATCGGCCGTCGTCGGTCAGTGTGACCCCCTGTTCGCCCGGCCAGCGAAAGGGTAGCCACAACGGCGCCAGGCGTGGGTCGTAGTGGTAGGGGAAGTGTCGGCCCCGCGGCGTGGGTGAGCCCATCGCCCTACCGCACCATGCCCGGTGCCTGACGCCGGGTGGCAAGGGCGTCCTCGATCAGCTGCAGAGCTTCCGGCACGGATCTGACCAGCGGCAGACCGTGATCCCGCACCACGCGAACCAGCGGGCGCAGGGCGACACCGGTGACGATCCTGCAGTAGAGACCGGCAGCCTGGTGCTGGTGGTTGAGGGCAAGAAGTTGCTGGAATCCCTCGATGCCCAGAAAGTCGAGGTGGCTGAGATCGATGATCAAGGGCGTGCGCGCTTTGGTGAAGCGCCGGACTTCCGCTGCGATCTGTCCGGCGTTGGCCGCGTCGACACCGCCGTCAATGCGGACAACGGTCGCCAGACTGCGGGCGTATACGAACATTTGTGCCCCATCGCAATTCACCACATAGCGGTAGCGGGGACGTCGTTGGTCTTGGGAATCTACAGCGTGCATCGGCATGGCCTATCAAGTTGTGGGTGAAACCGATGGAACTCGATGTTCCAGAGCTCCGGGACTGTAGCTGCGGACTCAACTGACACCAGCCTAGACGCATTCCTGGCGTGGCGTCCGCCCAGTGACCAGGGCAACAAGCTTACGGACCTTAAATCAATTAAACATTCAGTAACTTAACAAAATGCTTGATCGCGCGTATGCTGAACGTGCCGAGGCTACTGCCCGGGTGGTGGTTCAGCAGTGACGACGCCGGTCTGAGCACGGGCTCAGTTGTGGGCGCCGAAAATTCGCGACACCATGGGACCGAGAGGGAAAGAGGCGACCTTGTTGAAATCGATTGGCGCAGCGGTGGGGCAGTTCGCTGAAGCGGCCGGCATGGTCGTGGGTTACCGCCACGGCATCGAGGAGCCTGCCCACACCACCGAGAAGCTGACGAAGGATGTGGAGATCCGTCACTATGGTGACCGGATCGCGGCCCAGACCACCGTCTCGGCCGATGAGGAGTCGGCGCGCAACGTCGGATTCCGCCGGCTCGCGGGCTACATCTTCGGCGGGAACAACGACCGCGAAAAGGTCGCGATGACGGCGCCGGTGGCGCAGGAATCCCGCAGCAAAGGTGAATGGGTGATTCAGTTCTTCATGCCGTCGGAAAAGACGATGGACACCCTGCCCGTGCCGAACGCGGGCGACGTCGAGCTCGTGAAGGTGCCACCCGCGACGGTTGCGGTGCACAAGTTCAACGGCATTCCCAGCAAGCGCGCGGTTGCCTCGCACACCAAGCAGCTGATGGACACGCTGGGCGAGTTGGGATTCGAAACGACGGACGCTCCGGCCGCCTGGTTCTACGATCCGCCCTGGACCGTTCCGGCCTTGCGCCGCAACGAAATCGCGGTTCCGGTCAAGCCCAGGAGCGGGGTCTGAGTGTGCTGACTGCCAGGGCCGGAGTCCCATGACGGCGCAGCGCCGCGACATGGCGTCCCGGAAGCTGCGTCATATCGACGTGTGCCGGGACGGGGACGTGACCTATCACGGCGTCACGACGGGCCTGGAGCGCTTCCGGCTGCCTTACAACGGGTTGACACAGACCAACCTGGGCGACGTGGACCTGTCGGCGGAGTTTCTCGGGGTGCCGTTGCGCGCGCCGGTGCTGGTGGGTGCCATGACCGGCGGTGCCGAGTTGTCGGGGACCATCAACCGGAATCTGGCCACCGCCGCGCAGCGTCTGGGTATCGGGATGATGCTCGGCTCCCAGCGGGTGATGCTGGACAGCGCGCTGGGCGAGCGGGCTGTGCCCAGCTTCGCGGTGCGTGACGTGGCCCCCGACGTGTTGCTGGTGGGCAATATCGGCCTGTCGCAATTCTTCAAGGACGCCATCCCGGAGATCAACCGGGCGCTCGACCGGGTCGGGGCGAATGTGCTTGCGGTACATACCAACCCGCTGCAGGAGGCGATGCAGGACAACGGTGACACCGACTTCGCCGGATCTCTGGATCGGCTGCACGACCTGACGCCGATGCTGGATTACCCCGTGCTGCTGAAGGAAGTGGGCCACGGCATCGGCGCTAACGCCGTCGCCGACCTGCTGCGCCTGACCGGAGAACCGCCGGTGGCGGCCATCGATGTCGCGGGGGCCGGCGGCACGTCATGGTCGCGTGTCGAGCAGCTGGTCCGGTACGGCGAACTGCGCTATCCGGACCTGGCCGACTGGGGGATACCCACGGCGCAGGCGCTGCTCGAGGTGCGTTCGGCACTTCCGCGCATTCCGCTGGTGGCCTCCGGTGGGATCCGCACCGGTATGGACGCGGCCAAGGCGCTCGCGCTGGGCGCCGACGTGGTGGCGATCGCCCGCCCGCTGCTGGACCCCGCTATCGAGTCCGCCGATGCGGCAACGGCGTGGCTGCAAGGCTTTATCGACGAACTGCGGATCTGTCTGCACGGTTGCGGCGCGGCCGATCTGCCTTCGCTGCGCAAGCTCGGCGCGCTACCCGTCACCTAGGCGGACGCATGGCGGTGATTCTGGGTTACGGTTCGCCCGCACTGGGTCATCTCTACCCGATGGCCGCGCTGCTGGCGGAGCTGACCGCGCGCGGCCACCAGGTTCACCTGCGAACGATGAGCA
This genomic stretch from Mycobacterium paragordonae harbors:
- a CDS encoding esterase, which produces MRYLIAAAALTAAAALGWPASAAPPSCAALGGTVEAAEICHVHQSSATYTLDMTFPVDYPDQQALTDYITQNRDGFVNVAQGSGRRDQPYQMEATNEQHSSGQPPRTRSVVLKFFQDLGGARPSNWFKAFNYNLASKQPITFDSLFAPNTNALDTIFPIVQRELEHQTGLGVAISPGAGHDPTNYQNFAITDDALIFYFAQGELLPSFAGATQVQVPRGSIPPLAI
- a CDS encoding PQQ-binding-like beta-propeller repeat protein → MFTLALGGCGNTDSWVDAAPAQGWPAQYGDAANSSYSPTAGAGKLALRWTRSAKGSLAAGPALGARGFLALNAQTSGGCSFMEWEIGNGRQRWCTRLVQGGGFGGPLFDGFDNLYVGQPGAIISFPPTQWTRWREPVIGMPTTPRFLGDGHLLVSTHLGQLLVFDTHRGAVVGTALDLVEGVDPADATRGLADCAPARAGCPVAAAPAFSAASGTVVVNVWQPGAPAAGLIGLKYRGGQLFRDWTSDAVGAGVLASPVLSADGATVYVNGRDQRLWALHAADGKVKWSVPLGFTAQTPPTVTPQGLIVAGGGPDARLAAFRDRDDHADPAWRREDVTPLTTSSLAGGGLGYTVAAGMTLLVFDPGDGHTINSYPLPAATGAPLGVSVGKDRQVVVTTSDGQVYSFDPA
- a CDS encoding acyltransferase, translated to MTSMWGAPLHRRWRGGRLRDPRQAKFLTLASLRWVLRNKAYTPWYLVRYWRLLKFKLQNPHIITRGMVFLGKGVEIHCTPELAQLEIGRWVHIGDKNTIRAHEGSLRFGDKVVLGRDNVINCYLDIELGDSALMADWCYLCDFDHRMDDITLPIKDQGIIKSPVRIGPDTWIGVKVSVLRGTAVGRGCVLGSHAVVRGVIPDYSIAVGAPAKVVKNRKLSWETSAAQRAELAAALADIERKKAAQ
- a CDS encoding DUF4333 domain-containing protein; this encodes MARFVRTLLVSGAAVGLMASAGACSCSVGSSGPKTVSKKDVAGQIITKMTDANGNKPSSVSCPDDLPAKVGAQTNCEMKVKDETFNVNVTVTSVEGKDVKFDMVETVDKDQVARIISDRLNQQVGQRPDAVTCPENLKGYQGATLRCQLTDGSSKYGINVTVTDVAGGDVNFDFKVDDHPE
- a CDS encoding cryptochrome/photolyase family protein, translated to MPALLWFRRDLRLGDHPALAAASEKDEVLACFVLDPRLEASSGPRRLQFLGDSLRQLNDDLGGRLLVTRGRPEERIPALAKSIDASSVHISEDFTPFGKRRDERVRDELGSVPLVATGSPYLVSPGRVVKDDGTPYKVFTPFFGRWRETGWRSPAATGADSARWVDPSKVKGGKPAKIPDPGADLDLAAGEAAALSQWATFLDSRVKGYADDRNRPDLPGTSRMSAHLKFGTIHPRTLVADLNRRRQGDSAYLRELAFRDFYASVLHHWPHSVWWNWNRDFDAIETDTDEQAKRRFEAWKAGETGYPFVDAGMRQLRETGFMHNRVRMIVASFLVKDLHLPWQWGARWFLEQLVDGDMANNQHGWQWSAGCGTDAAPYFRVFNPTKQGEKFDPAGDYIRRWVPELNDADDVHLSKGKRPEGYPAPIVDHAAERTEALRRYRDIS
- a CDS encoding TspO/MBR family protein; amino-acid sequence: MSKSTLAGTALAVTAAAASGSVASPNRTPGWYDRLRKPSFQPPKVAFPIAWTSLYTDIAITSANTIDRFREAGRDEEARGYIAALGANLAINAGWSWLFFRYHKLGPSAVGAAALTISSADLVRRAVDADPRKGWALLPYPLWCGFATVLATSVWRLNR
- a CDS encoding MMPL family transporter translates to MTRRRSWLLALGLFVLAAGFMALVGGNAAAGQAPLSVPTDSDSAKVQQLSNQFPGGDRVPLIVVVNGAGAPDALKQACEGARDRMQTTIHAGNPPAPVLVSADGKAAIGVVPISAELSGLPLNDAVAALRSAANQGLPAGMTAHVTGGPAFGADIANAFSNANITLLAVTASVVALLLIATYRSPVLWLVPLVVIGFADRLASAVGVAVASLTGLNFDGSTSGITSVLVFGAGTNYALLLISRYRQELRRHRDHRDALRRAVRMAGPAIVASNATVVLALLTLIFASTPSTRSLGALAACGLLVAAVSVLVLLPPLLAVCGRRLFWPFIPQPGDTTHDATDTGIWHRVAESVSRRPALVASVTIVLLGVLATGLLSTRIGLSQTEQFRVKADSVTGFDIVAQHFPAGLANPTEVIAPTDKAPQVQQAITETAGVISANPSGTSASGLTKWSVVTDAAPSSPQAFTTVAALRHSTKAVTSDALVGGPDAQALDVRDAAVHDRILLIPAILLVILVVLYALLRSALAPPTLLAATILGALAALGLGGWASMHVFGFPALDNIAPLYAFLFLAALGVDYTIFLVTRAREEAAEHGARNGMVRAVSATGGVITSAGIVLAAVFCVLGVLPLIVMTQLGIIVGLGILLDTFVVRTLVIPALFAIIGDRIWWPADLTHAKTEGKHHE